Proteins from one Impatiens glandulifera chromosome 2, dImpGla2.1, whole genome shotgun sequence genomic window:
- the LOC124923993 gene encoding mitogen-activated protein kinase 4-like, translating to MEDQKNNVVARGKHCYTMWQTLFEIDIKYIPIKPIGRGSYGVVCSSINRETNEKVAIKKIINVFGNRIDALRTLRELMILRLIRHENVISLKDVMMPALRNSFTDVYMVYELMDTDLHQIIKSPQPLSNDHTKFFIFQLLRGLKYLHSANILHRDLKPGNLLVNGNCELKICDFGLARTGRDDGQFMTEYVVTRWYRAPELLLCSDHYGTSIDVWSVGCIFAEILGRKPIFPGTECLNQLKLIINVLGSQNEADLEFIDNPKARRFIKTLPYTRGIPLSALYPEADPLAIDLVQRMLVFDPSKRITVTEALYHPYLASLFDPRQNPPSQVQLNLDIDENLGEGSIREMMLREMMYYHTPHEAAGYGNSFSN from the exons ATGGAAGATCAGAAGAACAATGTGGTGGCTCGAGGAAAACATTGCTATACGATGTGGCAAACGTTGTTTGAGATCGATATTAAGTACATTCCGATTAAGCCAATTGGAAGAGGATCATACGGAGTTGTGTGTTCTTCGATCAATAGGGAGACCAACGAGAAAGTGGCGATTAAGAAGATAATCAATGTGTTTGGAAACCGAATCGATGCATTGAGGACTCTTAGAGAGTTGATGATCTTACGGCTTATTAGACACGAGAATGTCATCTCATTGAAGGATGTAATGATGCCTGCTCTTCGTAACAGTTTCACAGATGTTTATATGGTTTATGAACTCATGGATACTGATCTTCATCAAATTATCAAGTCACCTCAGCCTCTCTCCAATGATCATAccaaattcttcatctttcag TTGCTCCGAGGTTTGAAGTATCTCCATTCGGCAAACATCCTCCATCGAGATTTAAAACCAGGGAACCTGCTTGTGAATGGAAACTGCGAACTGAAGATATGTGACTTCGGACTTGCACGAACAGGAAGAGACGATGGACAATTCATGACAGAATACGTGGTCACGCGATGGTACAGGGCCCCAGAGCTCCTCCTATGTTCCGATCACTATGGAACCTCGATCGATGTCTGGTCAGTAGGTTGCATCTTCGCTGAAATACTCGGCAGAAAACCAATCTTTCCAGGAACAGAGTGTCTAAACCAGCTAAAACTGATAATCAATGTTCTGGGCAGCCAGAACGAAGCAGATTTGGAGTTTATCGATAATCCAAAGGCCAGGAGATTCATCAAGACACTTCCTTACACTAGAGGGATACCCTTATCGGCTCTTTACCCTGAGGCGGATCCTTTGGCGATAGATTTGGTTCAAAGGATGCTGGTGTTTGATCCTTCAAAAAGGATCACGGTGACAGAGGCTCTGTATCACCCGTATCTTGCGAGTCTTTTCGATCCGAGGCAGAACCCTCCTTCACAAGTTCAGCTGAATCTTGACATTGATGAGAATTTGGGAGAGGGGAGTATTAGGGAGATGATGTTGAGAGAAATGATGTATTATCATACTCCTCATGAAGCTGCTGGTTATGGTAATTCCTTTTCCAACTAG
- the LOC124926735 gene encoding salicylate carboxymethyltransferase-like has product MEVIDVLRMKEGTGKTSYANNSSLQKRVITITMPVIQAAIINMYCNISSMVTKTLRIADLGCSSGPNTLFVVSELVRTIYETCEISGRQSPEFQIYLNDLPGNDFNTIFKSLQGYLEKMVQNMGTGLGPCFFMGTPGSFYGRLFPSQSLHFVHSSYSLMWLSQVPQGIENNKGNIYMGSTSPPNVFEAYYKQFQSDFSHFLRCRSEELVPGGRMALTILGKKSEDRFNSDGYYIWELLAMALNEMVSEEIIEEAEMDKFNIPQYPPSAGEVKLEVEKEGSFIIDYLEVSQVEWNACEWGVSTNNQNNHNVGYDLAQCMRAVAEPMLASHFGESIIDEIFRRYGNILCDRIAKENPKFYNVTVVMVKK; this is encoded by the exons ATGGAAGTGATTGATGTGCTTCGAATGAAGGAAGGAACCGGGAAAACTAGTTATGCCAACAATTCATCACTTCAG AAACGAGTGATTACCATCACGATGCCCGTGATTCAAGCTGCCATAATCAACATGTATTGCAACATAAGTTCGATGGTCACCAAGACATTGCGTATAGCGGACTTGGGGTGCTCTTCCGGCCCAAACACCCTTTTCGTGGTGTCGGAGTTGGTTAGGACTATTTACGAAACTTGTGAGATTTCTGGGAGACAGTCACCGGAATTTCAAATTTACTTGAATGATTTACCCGGAAATGATTTCAATACCATCTTCAAGTCTTTGCAAGGATATCTTGAAAAGATGGTACAAAATATGGGAACTGGTCTTGGCCCATGTTTCTTTATGGGAACACCTGGTTCCTTTTATGGTCGGTTATTTCCATCCCAAAGTCTACATTTTGTCCATTCTTCTTATAGCCTCATGTGGCTTTCTCAG GTTCCACAAGGAATAGAGAACAATAAGGGAAACATCTACATGGGAAGCACTAGCCCGCCTAATGTGTTTGAAGCATACTACAAACAATTTCAGAGTGATTTTTCTCACTTTCTTCGATGTCGTTCCGAGGAACTAGTGCCCGGTGGTCGAATGGCCTTAACAATTCTGGGCAAGAAAAGCGAAGACCGGTTTAACTCGGATGGCTATTACATATGGGAACTCTTAGCCATGGCCCTCAATGAAATGGTCTCGGAG GAGATAATAGAAGAAGCTGAAATGGACAAGTTTAACATTCCGCAGTACCCCCCATCTGCGGGAGAAGTGAAGTTGGAAGTGGAAAAAGAAGGTTCATTTATTATCGACTATCTCGAGGTTAGCCAAGTCGAGTGGAATGCTTGCGAGTGGGGTGTCTCAACTAATAATCAAAACAACCATAATGTGGGATATGACTTGGCTCAATGCATGAGGGCAGTTGCAGAGCCCATGCTAGCCAGCCATTTTGGAGAGTCAATCATAGACGAGATTTTCCGTCGCTATGGTAACATATTATGCGACCGCATCGCTAAGGAGAACCCCAAATTCTATAATGTTACTGTGGTCATGGTTAAGAAGTGA